A window from Vigna angularis cultivar LongXiaoDou No.4 chromosome 7, ASM1680809v1, whole genome shotgun sequence encodes these proteins:
- the LOC108336983 gene encoding ethylene-responsive transcription factor ERF018: MVKPAITRVDSSSSSSSSPTSCNDSFSTNNSSAACKMYKGVRKRKWGKWVSEIRLPNSRERIWLGSYDTQVKAARAFDAALYCLRGKGASFNFPDTPHLFEMESLKIPCSHQEIQEVAAKFANKVVEILAEEEEEDGEVGVQSESMSDHTTHTETNTTFPIYDGGTNNDVRVDQDTMDWTFMNMLDDLNGSDFGLYFEAEKGEFLCPTTHTPLLFHNGDEIEVDDHDHDAFSNHSFLWSWNF, translated from the coding sequence ATGGTGAAACCGGCCATTACCAGAgttgattcttcttcttcttcctcttcttctcccaCTTCTTGCAATGACTCATTCTCCACCAACAATTCCAGTGCCGCCTGTAAGATGTACAAAGGAGTGAGGAAGAGAAAATGGGGGAAATGGGTGTCTGAAATTCGGCTTCCAAACAGCCGTGAGCGTATATGGTTGGGCTCTTACGACACGCAAGTGAAGGCAGCAAGAGCCTTTGATGCTGCTCTCTATTGCCTGCGTGGGAAGGGTGCCAGTTTCAACTTCCCCGACACGCCTCATCTCTTCGAAATGGAGTCGCTCAAGATACCCTGCAGCCACCAAGAGATCCAGGAGGTGGCGGCCAAGTTTGCGAACAAGGTGGTGGAGATTTtggcagaagaagaagaagaagatggagaaGTTGGAGTTCAGAGTGAGTCTATGTCTGACCACACCACACACACAGAAACAAACACGACCTTTCCTATTTATGATGGTGGGACAAACAATGATGTTCGAGTGGACCAAGACACCATGGATTGGACATTTATGAACATGTTGGATGACTTGAATGGCTCCGATTTTGGCCTCTATTTTGAAGCAGAGAAGGGTGAGTTTTTGTGCCCCACAACACACACTCCACTACTCTTTCACAATGGAGATGAGATTGAAGTTGATGATCATGATCATGATGCTTTTTCTAACCACTCTTTTCTTTGGAGTTGGAACTTTTGA